The proteins below are encoded in one region of Scomber japonicus isolate fScoJap1 chromosome 2, fScoJap1.pri, whole genome shotgun sequence:
- the trappc5 gene encoding trafficking protein particle complex subunit 5 codes for MTSHQEVEVIKTTKTLEMETRFTKGKSAILERPLSRPKTEVSVSAFGLLYSEVVQYSQSRVYSVSELQARLAELGHRVGASLLDVLVLRERSGKRETKVLNILLFIKVSVWRALFGKEADKLEQANDDDKTYYIIEKEPLINMYISVPKENSTLNCAAFIGGIVDAILTHSGFPAKVTVHWHKGTTLMIKFDEAVIARDKALEGR; via the exons atgacatcacaccaGGAAGTGGAAGtcatcaaaacaacaaaaacatta GAGATGGAGACTCGCTTCACTAAAGGCAAGTCTGCTATTTTGGAGCGGCCTCTCAGCCGACCTAAGACCGAGGTGAGCGTGAGCGCCTTCGGCTTGCTGTACTCGGAGGTGGTGCAGTACAGCCAGAGCCGGGTGTACTCGGTGTCCGAGCTGCAGGCCCGGCTGGCAGAGCTGGGTCATCGGGTGGGAGCCAGTCTGCTGGACGTGCTGGTCCTGAGGGAGAGGAGCGGCAAGAGAGAGACCAAAGTGCTGAACATACTACTTTTCATCAAG GTATCTGTTTGGAGAGCCTTGTTTGGCAAAGAGGCAGACAAGCTGGAGCAGGCCAATGACGATGACAAGACGTATTATATAATCGAAAAAGAGCCCCTTATCAATATGTACATCTCTGTCCCGAAGGAGAACAGCACCTTGAACTGTGCAGCCTTCATCGGAGGCATCGTAGATGCCATCCTCACCCATAGTGGCTTCCCCGCCAAGGTGACGGTCCACTGGCACAAGGGCACCACGCTCATGATCAAGTTTGATGAGGCGGTGATAGCCAGAGACAAAGCCCTGGAGGGCAGATAG